A window from Plasmodium relictum strain SGS1 genome assembly, chromosome: 7 encodes these proteins:
- the RPN8 gene encoding 26S proteasome regulatory subunit RPN8, putative has product MENDIFEKNRNVLERIYLNKHVVVHPIVLLSVVDHYNRIASNTKKRVLGTILGEKIDGVVHITNSYALPFEEDIKDINIFYIDDNYNENLFNMIRKINTREKIVGWYTTGSNIKPNDIFINEIFYKYHHAPIFLLVNVHTDQSIFPVNAYVAIEKAIHDNKFRKTFIHIPVTIGAFEAEEVGVEFLLKELKSVSTSTLATKVGDKLSSLKSLISKLYEISSYLNDILNGNIEMNIKILYNLQNIFSVLPDIENAELIEAFMVKNNDLMLNIYIGSITRSVIALHNLINNKIENKINSEKKKLLENEKEKEKEKEKDKEKDKEKGKKKHKEKESKEDSITK; this is encoded by the exons atggaaaatgatatatttgaaaaaaatagaaatgtATTAGAacgtatatatttaaataagcATGTTGTTGTGCATCCAATAGTTTTATTATCAGTTGTTGATCATTATAATCGTATTGCAAGTAATACAAAGAAGAGAGTTTTAGGAACTATACTAGGAGAAAAAATTGATGGTGTTGTGCATATAACAAATAGTTATGCATTACCATTTGAAGAAgatataaaagatataaatattttttatattgatgATAATTacaatgaaaatttatttaatatgattagaaaaataaatactagAGAAAAAATAGTAGGATGGTATACAACAGGGTCCAATATTAAGCcaaatgatatttttataaatgaaattttttataaatatcatCATGCTCCCATTTTCTTACTTGTTAATGTTCACACAGATCAAAGTATATTTCCTGTTAATGCATATGTAGCTATTGAAAAAGCTATACACGACaataaatttagaaaaacgTTTATACATATCCCTGTTACTAtag gTGCTTTTGAGGCTGAAGAAGTAGGTGTTGAAtttctattaaaagaattaaaaagtgTTTCTACGTCAACTTTAGCAACTAAAGTTGGTGATAAACTCTCTTCCTTAAAAAGTCTAATATCTAAATTATACGAAATTTCAtcttatttaaatgatattttaaatggaaatatagaaatgaatataaaaatattatataatttgcAAAACATCTTTAGTGTATTACCAGATATAGAAAATGCTGAATTAATTGAAGCATTCATGGTTAAGAATAATGATTTAATGCTAAATATTTACATAGGAAGCATAACTAGATCGGTTATAGCTCTTCATAATCTTATTAACAacaaaattgaaaataaaatcaattcagaaaaaaaaaaacttttagaAAATGagaaggaaaaagaaaaagaaaaagaaaaagacaAAGAAAAGGATAaggaaaaaggaaaaaaaaagcataaagaaaaagaatcaAAAGAGGATTCAATTacaaagtaa
- a CDS encoding alkaline phosphatase, putative, which produces MKTSIKIIFTLFIFIKYVNSQADHIIHEKLTKFVFLSCNSQKSKKNEKLLKSIEKIKPQLMLWIGDYFYSDCSELKCLDEAYDYIKKDPFYLRLKEKFIIDGIYDDHDYNKNNGDRLYKYKKESKKKYLDYLNVDKNDVRYKRNGAYVSKLYIDPVNEKNQVKIIILDTRYNKDPYPFYAPDSYNDFFMCIFVSFFARFHSSIFGLHCNSKNDILGNEQWEWLEKELTNSDARAHIIISSTHIFSNHIVNENWGLMPYSLRRLKELIKKTKPKGLIFLSGDVHFSSIIGNEDNIVEVTSSGVNQENIFSYINKYFVYFFSSIINKRSAFELKNIYAFNNFGTVNIDYINENEIKIKTSVNDSGGNEVLVANQVFNNKKNIYEKSDKLHVINDEFGTFICKGKVKIFLHIIVYILFLLWFAQIIFILYKLFGIHKGAKVDKKKKTQ; this is translated from the exons ATGAAAACgagtataaaaataatttttacactttttatttttataaaatatgttaaCAGCCAAGCAGACCATATTATTCatgaaaaattaacaaaattcGTTTTTTTAAGTTGCAATTCTCagaaatcaaaaaaaaatgaaaaactaTTGAAATCAATAGAGAAAATTAAACCTCAACTTATGTTGTGGATAGGAGATTATTTTTACTCTGATTGTAGTGAGTTAAAGTGTTTAGATGAAGCAtatgattatataaaaaaagatccGTTTTATTTAAGATTAAAAGAAAAGTTTATTATTGATGGTATATATGATGATCACGATTATAACAAAAACAATGGGGATAGATTGTATAAGTATAAAAAGGAaagtaagaaaaaatatttagattATTTAAATGTAGACAAAAATGACGtaagatataaaagaaatggaGCATATGTATCCAAATTATATATTGACCCcgtaaatgaaaaaaatcaagtaaaaataattatcttAGATACAAGATATAATAAAGATCCTTATCCCTTTTATGCTCCTGATTCATACaatgatttttttatgtgtatatttgtttctttttttgccCGTTTTCATTCATCTATATTTGGATTACACTGCAATAGTAAAAATGACATTTTAGGAAATGAGCAATGGGAATGGTTAGAAAAAGAACTAACTAATTCGGATGCTCGGGctcatattattatttcatctacacat aTTTTTTCTAATCATATAGTGAATGAGAATTGGGGTTTAATGCCTTACTCTCTGAGGCGATTAAAagagttaataaaaaaaacaaagcCAAAaggtttaatttttttaagtgGTGATGTACATTTTAGTAGCATAATTGGAAATGAAGATAACATAGTAGAAGTAACAAGCAGCGGTGTAAAtcaagaaaatatttttagttatataaataaatattttgtttattttttttcaagtattataaataaaagaagtgCTTTTGaattaaagaatatatatgcCTTTAATAATTTTGGTACAGTTAATATagattatataaatgaaaatgaaataaaaattaaaacttcTGTTAACGATTCTGGTGGTAATGAAGTTTTAGTAGCCAATCAAgtctttaataataaaaaaaatatatatgaaaagtCAGATAAACTTCACGTAATTAATGATGAATTTGGTACTTTCATATGTAAAggaaaagtaaaaatatttttacatattattgtttatattctatttttattgtgGTTTgctcaaataatttttattttatataaattatttggaATTCACAAAGGTGCAAAAGttgataaaaagaaaaaaactcAATAA
- the GCD10 gene encoding tRNA (adenine(58)-N(1))-methyltransferase non-catalytic subunit TRM6, putative, protein MIIKKHDFVIIDDGLRYRLHKIVDTKIKIKKKYINLLFLVNKKYGSTFTFINNKWVRSKKRNSKLDIDYYTDIQGTNKDIFDNNNSQKLTEEDIAELKKMNYENPYEIIQKLINNSSTFKEKTVISKFKYVEKKLKRHLCQFTVYECTIANLANFYYKYFPEKISYIRIDYLSNILFHLNKNFCLNKNLYNKENKMHTQKENSILFSCESNNNEEKYLYNDASFSHNILIYDDSHGLLTSVLNIYYSYSVNIFSLIYKNTCNSIIPSFGIKKNTNIVKINILNSPINSKSNDCIYMDTNYDFVFNFENNMNSKEKENIKNENHNKISSENGQLCETDKSLMKNEKENHHFLNSHNSNNLEEKHKDKDTNKNDINNSEYGNQNNPGNKSYNEEKNNCDSKDNNESSIGNDAKDENKFQIEKNMCDRIFKENVKKRKITTHNDSYNKEIINCNKNKNNENDINIKNELIKNNEIKKNLLHDICQKKAEAFVIILSSEFIDNTKTDVNLLIETLINVSLKYLKNDSKIIIHTDDLNLSNIIMQFLINTNSFINIKLNEYILREQQVIKRRTHPIIKNSKLADGFLLTALKIQN, encoded by the coding sequence atgataataaaaaagcatGATTTTGTTATAATAGATGATGGATTAAGATATAGGTTACATAAAATTGTAgatacaaaaattaaaataaaaaaaaaatatataaatttattatttttggttaataaaaagtatGGATCAACATtcacttttattaataataaatgggTTAGAAGTAAGAAAAGAAATTCTAAGTTAGATATAGATTACTATACTGATATACAGGGAAcaaataaagatatttttgATAACAATAATTCTCAAAAATTAACAGAAGAAGATATTgctgaattaaaaaaaatgaattatgaAAATCCATATGaaattattcaaaaattaattaataattcgtcaacatttaaagaaaaaacagTAATTTCTAAGTTTAAAtatgtagaaaaaaaattgaaaaggCATTTATGCCAATTTACAGTATATGAATGCACCATTGCAAATTTAgctaatttttattataaatattttcctGAAAAAATTAGTTATATAAGAATTGATTACTTATCtaatatactttttcatttaaataaaaatttttgtttaaataaaaatttatataacaaGGAAAACAAAATGCATacacaaaaagaaaattctaTACTTTTTTCATGTGAATCcaataataatgaagagaaatatttatataatgatGCATCTTTTAGtcataatatattaatttatgatGACTCACATGGATTATTAACTAGtgtattaaatatttattatagttatagtgtaaatattttttcattaatttacaaaaatacCTGTAACTCTATTATACCTAGTTTtggtattaaaaaaaatacaaatattgtaaaaattaatattttaaattctcCAATAAATTCCAAATCTAATGATTGTATCTACATGGATACTAATTATGATTTTGTTTTTAactttgaaaataatatgaattctaaagaaaaagaaaatattaaaaatgaaaatcatAATAAAATCAGTAGTGAAAATGGCCAGTTATGCGAAACTGATAAATCTTTgatgaaaaatgaaaaagaaaatcatcattttttaaattcacaCAATAGTAACAATTTGGAAGAAAAACACAAAGATAAAGATAccaataaaaatgatataaataatagtgAATATGGTAATCAAAATAATCCTGGAAATAAAAgttataatgaagaaaaaaataattgtgatagtaaagataataatgaaaGTAGCATTGGTAATGATGctaaagatgaaaataaatttcaaattgaaaaaaatatgtgtGATCgtatatttaaagaaaatgtaaaaaaaagaaaaataaccACTCATAATGATagttataataaagaaataattaattgtaataaaaacaagaataatgaaaatgatattaatataaaaaatgaacttataaaaaacaacgagataaaaaaaaatctattaCATGATATTTGTCAGAAAAAGGCAGAAGCTTTTGTAATAATTTTGTCAAGTGAATTTATTGATAACACTAAGACAGATGTGaatttattaatagaaaCTTTAATTAATGtatctttaaaatatttaaaaaatgatagtaaaataattattcatacagatgatttaaatttatcaaatattattatgcaatttttaattaatacaaattcatttataaatattaaattaaatgaatacATATTGAGAGAACAACAAGTTATAAAAAGACGAACTCATCCAATAATCAAAAACTCAAAATTGGCTGACGGTTTTTTATTAACAGctttaaaaatacaaaattaa